The Ricinus communis isolate WT05 ecotype wild-type chromosome 8, ASM1957865v1, whole genome shotgun sequence sequence attttgttaatgaaTAATACTGCTTACCGGATGAGTTCGAAAATTCTTATTTGCtaattgataataattaataaaatatatttaaagattataagaatataaaaatatctactttttgttgaatttataattttttttattttttattttttatttttattgtgttaAAATACCAAGaatatagttttttaattttgtaaatatataatttttattttttaactaaaaataattacaccataaatttaaaaatatataaaagatactTAAAAAGATTCacctaataaatttttttattaattttaaaatatttttaaaaagattccTAAAAAGTTTATCATACCTacaagatttatttttataattaatatatgatgTTTTTATTCTGACAAAAATCTATTCTTTTCCtattctaaatataaattataaagaattattttcCCTATTATTCCAAGCGTGGACTTATGATCctatagaaaaatgaaaataaataaagtcgGCAGGCTTTCGTTAATCTAATGTGcatgtgaaaaaaaaaaggcaattTAATCAAATTGCTTCAGTCCCACGCTTAGCTAATTATGATAATATGTCAGATTGGATAAAACTCATTTCTTTGAGAAATTTGGATTGGGACGTAAAAAAAGtgtttcttattatttttaatttattatttgtaattcATAAGGAATTATGCACATTTTTTGTTGTTAATAATATAACTCGAGTTTTGTTGACCTACTCtgttcaaaaataaaattaaatcttaaaccAGGATTCAAGTTTGGGTCTGGTCTATGCAAGTCGACTGCGCTTTGGTTGGTCTCTTTCTGACCTAATTTCCCACCTCTTTTAattctcttttgttttgttgCCCATTTAACAGGGAAATATGTTAAATTCCataaaaactttttatattcattcacttaaaattaaataagtttataactataaaaatattataatttaatagaaatttaggtattaaatcttttgttaaatttaatatttaattttattgataaaatgataaaaattaaaggtaaaatatattaactttttattatattatataaataaaactgaaatataatatataatatattttttaaaattatatatataaatattgctatatagaaaaatattttcttaacataagatttaaaaattgtaTAACTTATTGCAATAGAGagtttattcttatttataattgattgaaattgtgatcaaaattttttattattatatacaaattattcttatattaaaaaataattactgtATATCTGTATTTGAAGTAGGACAAATACGTCGTATGAACAACTAgtgatatataatttaaatattttatatttaaataactaataatagatattaataaaattaataaaattacacgtctaaaattaataaatactttcATACTTCTTTTCGTATATTAATAAAGAGATTATATCTCTTATTACCCAGATAATTTCTGATAACTTGAATCACAACTaccatttctttttccattttctagTTGGGAATGATATATGGTTGACATGCTTTTGATTACAAAGagaatatctttttatttttgcttaatGTGTGATATCATTTCCATGTaaatgcaattaaaaaaataaatgtttaatGAAGTCatgttttttgttttctttgaaaaaagaattgtTTGAGAGATTAATGTATAAGGAAAAGTAAGTGATTTTTACTGGAATGTTTTTATCCTTCCTTTACTCCAAAACACTTGCTACCTTTATCCTTCGCTTTGAGTCTTTGACgaataagaaaaggaaaaaaatgatttgctcctaaatttcaatttttttattttatctttatttggatcttctaatttcaaaaaatgtttattattttaaattcaaatcatatactaaaatatcgGTCTTGAAGATTTTAAGACATTCCTTTACTcaagtttgaaaaagaatattttatatatggagttgaactaaaataataatttacatattaaaattgaattttacaGTTAGATGATATCAAAATTGAAATCGAGCATGTTATCAaatttaggttttttttttaattcattcgatatttaattcattgaaACTATATAATAGTAAATAGTTAGTTATCTTCTTACAAACAACCGAAATCAAGGCTCTCAAATtctcaaaagagaaaattaaaatggtCACAATTTTATTGTAAGAGTAGAAAGTTggataagaaaagaagaaccAATGGGACCATTTTGTGACACAAAACTACCCTACAAAGGGAATGAGTTGTttggttgttttttttttcttaatcagGAGTTCAGGAGCGCGTGAGATTTACCTTCTATAGGTTGGAGTGGGACAATCACTTGAGATATGATGATGTCCTAACAGTCACAGCCCAACAATGTTAGAAAGGGAATTGGTAGAGTCCGGGTAGGGCCTAAGATGATGAGTTGCACTCAGATAGAATCCAATGTGATATCAGCCACTGGATTGGAATATCAAGAAATGGGTCTGAAAAAGTTGGAGCAATAAAGGTTTTTGATGGGGCATCATGATTGTGTTTTTGTGTGGGATTTGAGTTAGGATATTAAAAACTGTTGCTTGCTGTACCATCATCACACCCTGACCCTATCTCTCTACCGCACGTGAGAGTGTTCATGAGGCCTAATTTTAGTATCCTCTCCAAGAAATGGGGCACCTTTGTTCAAGTATACTACACttgatttagaaaattaacatattatataataataatcataataatcatAAGTTAGCTCCaaactttttatgaaaaatctaaTCAACCATAAACTGTATAATCTCATGGAGCTATTGTTTTgactaaatatatatctatctatttttctgaatttttaCTGTCTAgtcagtttaatattttaatttttaatttaataatataaacatctgaactttttaaattaaattaaaaagtaaaaatatttaagtatataaaataaaataaaatttaaatatctattaaactaaattaaaatattaaattactaatcactataaatttaaaaatataaatatatctttaatatatttttttccatcatataaagataataatttatctaTAACATAATGGGTAAAAACCTACGATTAAACATTTgtcatatgagaaaatatgtttattttgggaatagagtgaaatttagtattattaataggtatattttttaattaaaaatattgtctAAAATTCAAGAGATGTGATATAAGATCTATCTGTAATTTGACAGATAATTATGTTGCTGTCATAGTATTCACatcatttcaaaaaatattgcAGAAACAAGAGTATTTCTGGTTTCTTATTTTTGAAGTTGTTTACATTTTTGGGAAAAgggaataaaaagaataagataaaAAGTACATTCACTCTCCTTTAGATCCAATTCTTAGGGATAACATAATTGTACCTTTTTGTATATTCACATATCTGAAATTAGTTTGACATTTCTAATTTTGGCTACAagtttattgatatttataatggACCAATGTCtatgtttttcttaattagGAAAGCATAAAATGATTTAGACTTTTCACTACCAACCTTCTctccaatttcttttttttgcaaatacttttttatatttatatagtcCATCAAGTTTTCTCAATGTAGATGGCTAAGGAAAAATAAGATGGAGCTTGGGTATAGTTTAGAATTGCATTTCATCATTAAGTATAAATGGAATCATCCACTAAATTCTGGTTGTTTATGACTGATTCCCATTACATCAAAACGAAATTGTCATTAGAAATTTTGTTGCCTtgatttttagaataaaaaagtaCAAAATTATGGTTATGATCCCATTATGATTTGATAATGGAATAAAGGACTAATCCTATGTTTAATTAACCTTATCCCACAAAAATATTCTCTCTTTTCAACTCTAGTATTCCTAGAGGGaccttaaatttttcaataaataaagttGGGTGTCTCTTTAAGTGTATTAAGAtagtaaaatatgtatacatCTTTTTATGCATGTTCTCTTTATACACTAAAACCAATTAATAGTTCACATATAATAACATCAACAAATTGTAATACCTAATTTagtaaatatcaaaatattaattaatcttttatgTATAATGACTAGATAATTATTTCAACATTCAAATAAATCTTGGGTCTTCATATTGTGAATTGAATGATTTAGGGAACTATTTTGGAAGATGAACCATTAAGTTTTGTATAGGTCAAGCTAAAAGTGTCCAACTAGGTGAAATACATTGTTGGAAAGAAGATAAATATAAGGCCACTTTTTTCTGATGGTGTTTGGTGTGATAGGTTTacctataaaatttaaaattgaaagggGGTGTGGTGCTATGTAGCTAGTTGGTGCCTAAAATAAATGGGTCACATAAGAGAGATTAATTCTGCTCTTTTTTAAGACATTGGCTGTGCTCTCTTTAGCACtaccacttttttttctttaacaattttttttaatgttaacAAGATAAACTCAAGGGCACCATAGTCTATGTTTTCAAATGGTCATAACAATCATTACTTGGAGAAAATTGATGATTTCTTCActtgaataatattttgaataacaGTCAAAtcaaaaaagatatatattaaaaagttgCATTTGAAACTCAGatcaaatcataaatattttattattattgagaTTTTCTATATTCATGTGttttattacataataataaatagtattatttaaaatgagcAATATGCGGGAGTTATATTATAAAgatattcaataaataaataatataatataatataatattaataaaaaatatttaactatttttgaatatttttatcgtataataaaaatttatgtgttattatatattttataatttaatagatatttagactttaaataaaataataaagtattataataaCAATGAATACATAAAGTAATATAggattataataataatgaacgcataaactaatatattaatgaaattaaattaaagtatttatatttttttaactttttatttttaattcttacaaaaatttatatttagttatttgaACTCCCTtataggtatatatatataatgtgaataattcatcaaatttcttattggattaggaatgtatatgaaattataatagaattaagattgaattactaattaagtctattaggattagaaaattaaattagttacaTATAGgattaagataaaattaggTAAAGATATttcattcaatttaaaattttttctcactttacttttatatatatatatattaactacCTTTTCGATCTATTGGGCATTTCATAGAAAaagtttctttaaaaagaaaagaaagaaataaaagattggaATTGTATGATGAAAATGGCACTTATGTTTATACATCGTATGATAATATTAAGTaagtttttgtatttttatataaatatgtcaCAAATAAAAGGATTTACATTGAAATTAGtcaatttatgaatatggcGCAGAACACTTTACTTTGTTCCAAAGAGGCTCAACAATTGTTATCTATTTTTCTGTCAAATCAACCAAGAAAGTGAAGATGGAACTTTGAAACTTTCTAAACACCAAGttaaaaatgacaaaataacAAAGCTAATGACACAATTTTAGGTTATGATTCAATccaggaaaaataaatttgctTACTATCTGATAATGAAGGACTACTCTAAAATATGAGCTAAATAAATCACTAAATTGATAATGTTTGTCATGTTTAAGGTGAGAAGCAGTAACTGATGCAAATTGTTTGATTAccattttcccaaatgcatagcTTCTAGTGCTTATGAAAGTTTTTATCTTCAATCCATCATTCAACTATTCAAAAACCATTGGGTTTTGTCTCttaatatattgaattaaataaattttttgatattatcatataataaaaattaaaatggttatttaattaattatattggcATAAGATAGTTCAGAATCTTATCgttttgatttaataataaaaaatgtccaaattttaaatgtcgatatttctctttattaataatagtaataataaaagacGTCTTACATTCTCGAATAATAGAAATAGGTTTAAGAGGATGTAAATATAGAGTAGGATTAAATTAAGAAGCTGATTGAtatagaaacaaaataatttggGTAGTAATCATGTAGCAGGAGGAAATGATTAAGGAGGAAATACAAAATCAAGAAGATACAAAAATGGTAGTTGGCAAAGCCaagaaagggaaaaatagGTGAGGTGAAAGGGGATAAAAGTAGTCATAAAACAACCTAACTTTGTAAAGTGTGATTGATTAAGATTCAGTAACCACTTGTTAAGTCTTAGCCCTAAAGCTATGCATGGGTAGATGAGGGGAAGGGGATGGTATTTAATTGGGAGGAAAAGGGATGAAATGGAATGggaagagtttttttttttttttcttgttatgTTTGGATAATTGAATTTAACTGAGAAGGGGGGAGGAGAAAATATATTCTTAGTGATTGAATGAAGAGTGGTAATGGTCTAAAGAAGAAACATTgtcttttaaaaagtttttcttttaaaaagtttttatcTAGATTTAGTGTATGTCTCTACCTATATACTAAAGCCATAgatgatttatatatatttattagtttaaaataataaagtatgtGGGAATCATACACAAAGTCTAAATAAGaactttttacatatttttttcatttgttatcaaacttaatatgtattttttattttttttttctaaaagaaaaatttatgatgAACTAAAATATTTGGTTTAAACATTGCCAACATAGAAGGATGAAATTGTTAAGCTTTGACAAGATTAAGGATTTAAGAAGATTTTGTTTTATCATTTCGATCCGTCAAACTTTAAGAGATGTGAAAATAAGTCGGACTATATTAACATGGAGCTCGTGGTTTCGAAACTGAATCTCTAATaacttcaaatttattttctactcCTATTTTTGCtacaaatctaaaaattaaaatattttatggtttttgaATATAgttacaattaaaattatgaaacaAAACGAAGctttttaatgattttgattattaaaataataataataagtcaCTAAGATGTTTATATCAGTTGTCtaaaaacaattttaaataaatcaaaaataatattttatgtttatttgtactattttcatatttactaaaattataactaaactttaaaaaataaattttaacatgtttaacatgtttttctttttataaaatattacttatttttttgcattttttatttaaaatttatcttttaaacttaaaaatattaaattaaaaaaaatctatataacATCAAGTAAcaatattttacaaattctataaatttgcATGAAAatgttctcattttctttgagaatcaaaaaataaaaacagaaaaaaaaaaacttttttacaaaaaaaaaaaaaacttaactTTTATTTAGAGCCCtaacaataatattatagGAGGAAAAAAAGGACAACAgctttttttttacatttttttcttaaaaaaattatgtgtcAGCAAGGTTATTACTAacttagttaatatttttagaccTTGAATAGCTTAAGTTTCCTCACATTAGCAATgagtttttaattaacaaCAAGGTTAGAAGAATAAACACAAAGACTTTAATTGTCTCTtgttaagataaattttttttacaccaaaattaattttaccttctaactaaaaataatgaaaaaggaatttaattagttatccTCTTCTTGCCTTCCCTTCTTTAAAGGGTTCATTAGCCAAACAAGATGCCATTGTtcacttcttcttttctccatTTAATTTCAAAGCCATGCATTAGTGTAAAGTTCCTGCCATTTTGTTTTAGAGTGACGTATAAGCAAAACCCATCAATTAGTTTAGCCATTAAGGTTTGTTAACCTAACCTTCTATGCTTTTCAGGACAAAAATTTAAGttcaagaaaaaatattatttggggaaaaatattttaggtAAACCCATTGGCAAGGTAGTTAAAAATCAAGTTCcttgactttttcttttatagaaaaaacaCATGTAACAGAAGCTCAATAATATGGaactatattgataaaaagaaagaaagaaagaaagaaagatttgcATCCTTATAATATTCATGTGAATTGCTTGCCCATTTAATGAATCAAGAACTATGGTTTAACATGTTTcaataaattagaaagaaaaagaaattgagttTGTAAGAagtgcattttcttttattttatggatGAAATTCTTACTAAATGCTTTCACCACCCAAACCATCTAATATTAATGGCAGAAATTGCTTGCAACAAGTACAAACCTCTTAgctgaataaaaataaataaaataaaaaagaaaaaagaaaatgggagggaaatatcaaaatttaccGTTTGAACACCAATAAACATTCAAACTTTtgatgtaatttctttttcttcctcctcttcctcttcctcctcGGCCATCACCATTTTACTAAGAGGGCTTGGTCCAAGCTTTTTTCTTCTCATCATATTTCTCTTCCTAATAACTTCCATTTGATTTCTCCTTCTAATTTGCATCATTGCCTCTTCCTCCACAACAAATCTCCTCATTAGAACATCGTCTGTCAATGATTTCCCCCGAAAAACTCTTCTTCCTTCCGTGCTATGTCTTGCGCTAGGAATTCTTTCTTGCGTTGTAGGAAAGGGTTTTGATCTAGGGtaactattgcttcttctagGCGGAATGTCAGCTCGAAATACCTCATTGTAGGAAGAGATGGGTGCACAAAGACATACCCGAGTAAACGAAGTGGCAACCCTAAGAGATGTGCATTTTCTTAGTTTCCCTCTATTAGGGTTTGTCGTCACAGTCGTCGTTGTAGTTGTCGTCGTTATTGGAATTTCTGTGGATTTGGAAATACTCTTCCACAATGTTGCATTTGTTGTAGGAATTTCTTTTGGGTTGGAAAGTTTCCATAATGTAGAATTTGTTGATGGAACTTCAGTGGACTTGGAAATTGTCTTCCATTGAGTAGCCATCTCTATTGCTCTTTGATACCAAGGCTTCCTAGAGCGCAAGAAATGCACATTATGCATCTTCTCTAGCTTTGCTATATATGCTTTTCAATGTGCATTATTCAATactaatttcataaaaaaagcAAATGTATAAAGAAATGACTAAAAAGTTAGATTTAGAAGAACAATTCTGGCATTGTAGAAGCAAGAAAGATTACAAATTATGAGATTCTTCATTCCAACAATATCTCctttaattgtatattttcacTTACTTGTATTGcatacaataaaatttaacaaatcaTTTTGAAAGCCAATGGCAATCTTTTCATCTATTCCCTCTCAagtaaaaaagagaagaagtgGGCTTAACTGCTCATATTGATTAGAATATCAGGCCTAAAGCCCATTAGACTTTTTGCATTGCATCTACCCAAAGAGTGAGGGAAAAAGGACATtcatattgtttttctttctttttaattttcctttttccttagaAAATACCcttatacttttaattatttccaCACTTAGAAgctgtaatttttttttcttttatgccatTTGGGTATCATGTACAATGCACTCACACTCTTATATGGTATAGACATGGCCAAATGTACTAACTACATTTACAAgtaaaaaccaaaaaaaaaaaagaaaaaaaaaagaaaagaaatagtcTTTTCCTAATTTAAGCGCACcagataaatataatttcccTGTGTTAGTACATTTAGCTGGTCTTTGCTAACAAATATATACAACAAATATTGAAATGAAATTCATCCTGAAAAGTGACAAGGTaactctttttcttaaaaaaaaaataataattgtacTCAGCAGAATGTTTTCCCTTTTGTTTTGgtccaatttttttaaattacctTGACTTTCTTCCATTTATTGGGAgcataattctaattaaaaatgtagCTTTATGCTATAAGCATTGAACTTAATTGAGaatttcagaaaaagaaagatattcttatcatataattatgtaattccaatgaaaatgaatttaaaaaaaatcaatatttagATCAGAACACTCACTAATATAAGGACAGGCTAATTTTCAATAATGTAACAAATAttgagaaaatagaaattggaaaaaagaaaaagaaaaagaaaggatcACCTTTTGTCAATTGTGTAAGAGGCATGCTGCCTTGAAATTGTCATATGGAGTGAGTGATCAATGATGGCTTAGATAATCATATGAACCTGAGCTATTCAAGCAAAATCTTTGgcttaattagctaatggaaGAAGTGACATTAACAGAAGCAAATTGATAAACTCTATCAAACATACATGTAAATTTTCTTGGAAATTCAAGGAAATAGTAAAGATATGTACTCtctaaacaaaataatcacTTGCTCAATTGTGAATACACTCTGTATGTCTTAGCTTTATAACAAGAATTGGCaagaaagttaaaatttacagaaagaaagagaaaggaaagaggTATTTTACCTTGTGTGAGAGTTCTTGAAATCTTGCATAAACAGACCCAACTGGAGTATGAGCAAGAAAGACTGAATGTGAAAGTAAAGAATGaagtgttttattttcatttgggtagagagagagaaggagagaaagaaagaaagagaaggaacAAGAACCCTTCTTTTGGCCTTCAATTTAATGACTGAACCATGGGTTGGCAATGTTCttccttgtttcttttttgtttttcttttaaagaatttcttcttcttcttcttcttcttctgtttttttttttttttttttgcattctTTATTATACATTTATATAAACATTCTCTTTTGCTTTGGCAGACATGATTCccattgatttttttttttttttttaatgttttagagagagaatgaaagcatttcaaatttcaaaggCAAAGTAAAATTTGTTGctttttaaattgaattacTAGACTGCCCTTCACTTGATCACTTTAATTGATTGCTTTTCTTGCGCATAAAAAGGGATCTGGACACTTATAatcatgtttttctttttttctcctattgTGTTTGTGTATCATTCTGAGCAAGAGATGGTATTAATTTGTGTCTTAGACATGCTGTATTGAAAGCATCATATAGGTTAATAAAGTGAATCCCCTCTTTTAGATACTTTATTATTGCTTTTAGTGTTATTTGATATGATCACCATATAgctatattaatttttatttatattctactccctaaaaagaaaaattaactattaagaCACTGATTATTTGTAAGATGGATGTAATAATATTGTTGCAACTTTTGTTCTGAATTATGATTTGGCTCACACTTAAAAGGGTAATTTGCAGAGGTAACAAACTTGTTGcctaaaaaaaagttatatctGTCTATAATGCACTTAAAAGGGTTTACCTATTTGTTAATGGAGGGAAATGGGCATGCTTAAGATCCAGTctgtttataaataatttgctAATGGATGGCATTATGATTCATTTTATGGTTGATATAATATCCAGAAACTAGAACTCAAAAAGCTGCTACAAAGGAGAtgaacagaaaaaagaaagacttGATGATTGGAGATGTTGGTTCAGATATTTCCCACTAGTACAGTTTTaacccttttctttattttgtcaaaagaaatataaaataacttatgCAATCAGATTGCATGCCCTTCCATTAGAAAACCATATCCATGATCATGAATGTCCTTCCAATTAGATCAAGGGCTCACCCTTATGTGTCTCTTGTCTTCAACAGGTCGTTAAGGTAACTGAGTTGGAGGGTACTACTGATATTTAATTACAGGAGAATTAAGAGCTTGTTAGTGTCTCTGctaaaatttatcaatcagatttacttatttaattggattttgaatttttattgtttattaagACTGACAAGAATTAATCACTTTTTAGAGTGAAAATTCATTACCCATTTAAGTTtc is a genomic window containing:
- the LOC8271764 gene encoding uncharacterized protein LOC8271764 isoform X2 — encoded protein: MPLTQLTKAKLEKMHNVHFLRSRKPWYQRAIEMATQWKTISKSTEVPSTNSTLWKLSNPKEIPTTNATLWKSISKSTEIPITTTTTTTTVTTNPNRGKLRKCTSLRVATSFTRVCLCAPISSYNEVFRADIPPRRSNSYPRSKPFPTTQERIPSARHSTEGRRVFRGKSLTDDVLMRRFVVEEEAMMQIRRRNQMEVIRKRNMMRRKKLGPSPLSKMVMAEEEEEEEEEKEITSKV
- the LOC8271764 gene encoding uncharacterized protein LOC8271764 isoform X3 → MTISRQHASYTIDKRKPWYQRAIEMATQWKTISKSTEVPSTNSTLWKLSNPKEIPTTNATLWKSISKSTEIPITTTTTTTTVTTNPNRGKLRKCTSLRVATSFTRVCLCAPISSYNEVFRADIPPRRSNSYPRSKPFPTTQERIPSARHSTEGRRVFRGKSLTDDVLMRRFVVEEEAMMQIRRRNQMEVIRKRNMMRRKKLGPSPLSKMVMAEEEEEEEEEKEITSKV
- the LOC8271764 gene encoding uncharacterized protein LOC8271764 isoform X1, which translates into the protein MKIKHFILYFHIQSFLLILQLGLFMQDFKNSHTRKPWYQRAIEMATQWKTISKSTEVPSTNSTLWKLSNPKEIPTTNATLWKSISKSTEIPITTTTTTTTVTTNPNRGKLRKCTSLRVATSFTRVCLCAPISSYNEVFRADIPPRRSNSYPRSKPFPTTQERIPSARHSTEGRRVFRGKSLTDDVLMRRFVVEEEAMMQIRRRNQMEVIRKRNMMRRKKLGPSPLSKMVMAEEEEEEEEEKEITSKV
- the LOC8271764 gene encoding uncharacterized protein LOC8271764 isoform X4, producing the protein MHNVHFLRSRKPWYQRAIEMATQWKTISKSTEVPSTNSTLWKLSNPKEIPTTNATLWKSISKSTEIPITTTTTTTTVTTNPNRGKLRKCTSLRVATSFTRVCLCAPISSYNEVFRADIPPRRSNSYPRSKPFPTTQERIPSARHSTEGRRVFRGKSLTDDVLMRRFVVEEEAMMQIRRRNQMEVIRKRNMMRRKKLGPSPLSKMVMAEEEEEEEEEKEITSKV